A window of the Gossypium arboreum isolate Shixiya-1 chromosome 2, ASM2569848v2, whole genome shotgun sequence genome harbors these coding sequences:
- the LOC128284273 gene encoding uncharacterized protein LOC128284273 produces MAPYEVLYGCRCRTPTCWTELGEWRVLGPDLVSDAEEKVSPWKKILRFGWKGKLSPRFIGPYQVLKRVGPIAYQLELPPDLDRIHNVLYVSILRHYRSDPTHIVPVEEIEVRSNLTFKEEPVQILDCDVKVLKRKSVPLVKVLWRNHSSKEATWETEEAMR; encoded by the exons atggcaccgtacgaggtGTTATATGGTTGTAGATGTCGTACTCCTACCTGTTGGACGGAACTTGGTGAGTGGCGAGTTTTGGGGCCAGATTTAGTTTCTGATGCTGAAGAAAAG gtctcaccatggaagaaaatcctAAGATTTGGATGGAAGGGCAAGCTTAGCCctaggtttatcgggccataccAGGTTCTGAAACGGGTGGGACCAATTGCCTATCAGCTTGAGTTGCCTCCAGATTTAGACAGGATTCATAATGTGCTCTATGTCTCTATACTAAGACATtaccgctctgatcccacgcatATTGTGCCAGTTGAGGAAATTGAGGTTAGGTCTAATTTGACTTTCAAGGAAGAACCGGTGCAGATACTGGATTGTGACGTCAAAGTGCTGAAAAGAAAATCAGTTCCATTGGTCaaggtgctttggcgtaatcacagttcaaaggaagccacgtgggagacTGAAGAAGCGATGCGATAG